In a single window of the Pseudomonas sp. B21-015 genome:
- a CDS encoding LysR family transcriptional regulator, whose amino-acid sequence METPLSNSGNPPPKTVHRAPLALSGLDFKLLKVFKAVVEAGGFSAAQNELNVGLAAISKQISDLEIRIGMRLCTRGREGFHLTEEGRLVYQASIDLFASVDNFRDRLSSAQNELIGDLGVGVIDNTITDSSSPLVAALRKINEESPKVRFQIQASQLDEVERGVVEGRLVAGIVPVYQKREEFDYFPLYEERSYVYCAVGHPLFSMPEADMGGNVLEDYECINHRYAIHRDKLNFARYDSFSASATQVEAVALLVKTGRFVGFLPEHYAATLVAQGQFRAVRPDLINIVTPFNLILRHNTVRSPLVKAFAQALGVDLKAPA is encoded by the coding sequence ATGGAAACCCCACTTTCCAATTCTGGAAACCCGCCGCCAAAAACGGTACATCGGGCACCACTGGCCCTCAGCGGTCTGGACTTCAAACTGCTCAAAGTGTTCAAGGCCGTGGTCGAGGCCGGTGGTTTCAGTGCCGCCCAGAACGAACTGAATGTGGGCCTGGCGGCCATCAGCAAACAGATTTCCGACCTTGAAATCCGCATCGGCATGCGCCTGTGTACTCGAGGACGAGAGGGGTTTCATCTGACCGAAGAAGGGCGTCTGGTGTATCAGGCCTCGATTGATTTATTTGCCTCGGTCGACAACTTTCGTGATCGGCTTAGTTCGGCGCAGAACGAACTTATTGGCGACCTTGGGGTAGGCGTTATTGACAATACGATCACAGATTCAAGTTCGCCGTTAGTTGCTGCGCTTAGAAAAATAAATGAAGAGTCACCGAAAGTAAGGTTTCAAATTCAGGCATCTCAATTAGATGAGGTGGAAAGAGGCGTCGTCGAGGGACGGTTAGTGGCCGGGATCGTGCCGGTTTATCAGAAAAGAGAGGAGTTCGATTACTTCCCGCTCTATGAAGAGCGCTCGTACGTGTATTGCGCCGTCGGCCATCCTCTGTTCTCAATGCCAGAGGCGGACATGGGCGGCAATGTGCTGGAGGATTACGAGTGCATCAACCACCGCTACGCGATCCATCGGGACAAACTGAATTTTGCCCGCTACGACAGCTTTTCGGCCTCGGCGACTCAAGTGGAAGCCGTGGCGCTGCTGGTCAAGACCGGCCGTTTCGTGGGTTTTCTGCCCGAGCATTACGCCGCAACCCTGGTGGCCCAAGGACAGTTTCGGGCGGTGCGGCCGGACCTGATCAACATCGTCACGCCGTTCAATCTGATCCTGCGCCACAACACCGTGCGCAGTCCGCTGGTGAAGGCGTTTGCCCAGGCGTTGGGGGTGGATTTGAAGGCGCCGGCTTGA
- a CDS encoding GNAT family N-acetyltransferase, which produces MGVSIKTISCCCTRPPCRRCRRSRFFGRFDVAEDQDQKIAACGSSYIKPGMELHIHELSVRQQFQGQGAGRKLLLTALEHADKRELHSLTLTTFRDLPWNEPFYRRFGFETLSPAEIGPRLTSVLNNEINHGLPGERRCAMRLKLR; this is translated from the coding sequence GTGGGCGTTTCGATAAAAACGATTTCGTGTTGCTGCACACGCCCCCCTTGTAGGCGCTGCCGAAGGTCGCGATTTTTTGGCCGCTTCGATGTTGCTGAAGATCAAGATCAAAAGATCGCAGCCTGCGGCAGCTCCTACATAAAGCCCGGTATGGAGCTACATATTCATGAACTGTCTGTCAGGCAACAGTTTCAGGGCCAGGGCGCTGGCCGCAAGTTGTTGTTAACGGCACTCGAACACGCAGACAAACGAGAACTCCACTCTCTGACTTTGACCACGTTTCGCGACTTACCCTGGAATGAACCGTTTTATCGGCGGTTCGGCTTTGAAACATTGAGCCCGGCTGAAATCGGCCCACGTTTAACGTCGGTGTTGAACAACGAAATCAACCACGGTTTGCCAGGGGAGCGACGCTGTGCGATGCGTTTGAAGCTGCGTTAG
- a CDS encoding glycosyltransferase family 39 protein, with translation MASGLSRRVSAVSPGIRRQSLGFGLLTLMLFIAGAYQQTAIGFDSRFVLFAQEMLRHGPSFFPTTYGQPYADYSALSTLFVWLLSLPFGQVNSLSAWLPSAIGAAVIVTLMYRLLAPCSTRWALLSIALMLLTSTFVTETRAVSQDLMLAAVAFSVFYLGYAADHFAMPRRWPLIFALLLLGFGIRGPIGLVIPTGMLCSYYLLNRQWSRLFGFGLLAAVLLPVCVGALLWLAEASGGTAFMQDVVRMQFMGRMDGSEGVSGSLYYFTASLGNYALAYPLALLALAAVWLTNPRRAGPALRLLQYCTAAGLIVMIGLSIPQAKKARYLLPMLPMAAIIAAYPFQVAQGRVFGWLRGLMQGLWLLIPGVLIVALLIALWRLPAQPPAFVPVLIVLAALQIIALTAWFRTHWRAEVLACCAVLALWSVYILVFEPVERQLYDTQTFSRAAFAQVQKDPAPLVLHGMGKDAKAIKFMVNIEQDLQPVFTESIQELEALPGSAWLMMDRNDLKALQGTRLGNLQPVLSGRFDKNDFVLLHTPPL, from the coding sequence ATGGCCAGCGGCCTCAGTCGTCGCGTGAGTGCGGTATCGCCCGGCATTCGTCGGCAGTCCTTAGGGTTCGGGCTGCTGACGCTGATGCTGTTCATCGCCGGGGCGTATCAGCAAACGGCGATCGGTTTCGATTCGCGGTTCGTGCTGTTCGCCCAGGAGATGCTGCGCCACGGGCCGTCGTTTTTCCCGACCACCTATGGCCAGCCCTATGCTGATTACTCGGCGCTGTCGACGTTGTTCGTCTGGTTGCTGTCGCTGCCGTTCGGGCAGGTCAACAGCCTCAGCGCCTGGTTGCCGAGCGCCATCGGCGCCGCGGTGATCGTCACGTTGATGTACCGGTTGCTCGCGCCCTGCTCCACACGCTGGGCGCTGCTGAGCATCGCGCTGATGTTGCTCACCAGTACGTTTGTCACTGAAACCCGTGCCGTGTCCCAGGACCTGATGCTGGCGGCCGTCGCCTTTTCGGTGTTCTACCTTGGGTACGCCGCTGATCATTTCGCAATGCCCCGTCGGTGGCCGCTGATCTTTGCGTTACTGTTATTAGGTTTCGGGATTCGCGGGCCGATCGGGCTGGTAATCCCCACCGGCATGCTGTGCAGCTACTACCTGCTCAATCGCCAGTGGTCGCGGTTGTTCGGTTTCGGTCTGTTGGCGGCGGTGTTGCTGCCGGTGTGCGTCGGCGCATTACTGTGGCTGGCCGAAGCCAGTGGTGGAACGGCCTTTATGCAGGACGTGGTGCGCATGCAGTTCATGGGGCGCATGGACGGCAGTGAAGGCGTCAGTGGTTCGCTGTATTACTTCACCGCGTCGTTAGGCAACTATGCGCTCGCCTATCCGCTGGCGCTGCTGGCATTGGCCGCGGTCTGGCTGACGAACCCACGGCGGGCCGGTCCGGCATTGCGCCTGTTGCAATACTGCACGGCAGCCGGGTTGATCGTGATGATTGGTTTATCGATTCCCCAAGCGAAAAAAGCCCGTTACCTGCTGCCGATGCTGCCCATGGCGGCGATCATTGCGGCGTACCCGTTTCAGGTGGCACAGGGTCGGGTGTTCGGTTGGTTGCGGGGTTTGATGCAAGGGCTATGGTTGTTGATTCCGGGGGTGTTGATCGTCGCATTGCTGATCGCTCTGTGGCGTCTGCCAGCACAACCGCCTGCCTTCGTGCCGGTATTGATCGTGCTTGCAGCCCTGCAAATCATCGCGCTGACGGCGTGGTTCCGCACCCACTGGCGGGCCGAGGTGTTGGCCTGTTGCGCGGTTCTGGCACTGTGGTCGGTGTACATCCTGGTATTTGAACCGGTCGAGCGTCAGCTTTACGACACACAAACCTTCAGTCGAGCGGCATTCGCACAGGTACAGAAAGACCCGGCGCCGCTGGTGCTGCACGGCATGGGCAAGGACGCCAAGGCGATCAAGTTCATGGTCAATATCGAGCAGGATTTGCAACCGGTGTTCACAGAATCCATTCAGGAACTGGAGGCCCTGCCCGGCTCGGCCTGGTTGATGATGGACCGCAACGACCTGAAGGCCCTGCAAGGCACTCGCCTGGGCAACTTGCAACCAGTGTTGAGTGGGCGTTTCGATAAAAACGATTTCGTGTTGCTGCACACGCCCCCCTTGTAG
- a CDS encoding UDP-glucose/GDP-mannose dehydrogenase family protein, whose translation MKISVFGSGYVGLVQAAVLAEVGHDVVCMDIDEKKVALLQQGHVSIFEPGLASLVRESLEAKRLHFTSDEKFAVQHGQVLFIAVGTPSWKDGSADLQYVLSVGEAVARHREQPVILVEKSTVPVGTGDTLRAHIEKYLLKAGRQLQFDIVSNPEFLKEGSAVADCRRPDRIIIGCEGDEVRDAMRDLYAPFNRNHDRIMFMDLRSAELTKYAANCMLATKISFINQIAELAEHLGADIESVRLGIGADSRIGYHFIYPGCGYGGSCFPKDMRALIHSAEEAHCNSDLLQAVEAINQRQKHKLFERINAFYKGDLRDKTFAVWGLAFKPNTDDMRDAPSRVLLESLWAAGANVRAFDPEAMQETQHLYPDEPKLMLMGTPESVLTGADALIICTEWQQFKAPDFDLIQQRLNAPVIFDGRNLYDAERLARSGFLYFPMGRGESCKLPIPHQQWPAASVVA comes from the coding sequence ATGAAAATCAGTGTATTTGGTAGCGGTTATGTTGGCCTGGTGCAAGCTGCCGTCCTGGCTGAAGTCGGCCATGACGTGGTGTGCATGGACATTGACGAGAAAAAAGTTGCGTTGCTGCAACAGGGCCACGTCAGCATCTTCGAGCCGGGGCTGGCCAGCCTGGTGCGTGAAAGCCTGGAAGCCAAGCGGCTGCACTTCACCTCGGACGAAAAATTCGCGGTGCAACATGGCCAGGTGCTGTTCATTGCCGTCGGCACGCCGTCCTGGAAGGATGGTTCGGCGGATCTGCAATACGTGTTGTCCGTGGGTGAAGCGGTGGCGCGTCATCGTGAACAGCCGGTAATCCTGGTGGAGAAATCCACGGTGCCGGTGGGCACCGGCGATACGCTGCGCGCCCATATCGAAAAGTACCTGCTCAAGGCCGGCCGGCAATTGCAGTTCGATATCGTTTCCAACCCGGAGTTTTTGAAAGAAGGTTCGGCCGTGGCCGATTGCCGGCGCCCGGACCGCATCATCATCGGCTGTGAAGGCGATGAGGTGCGCGACGCGATGCGTGACCTCTATGCACCGTTCAACCGCAACCATGACCGCATCATGTTCATGGACCTGCGCAGCGCCGAGCTGACCAAATACGCCGCCAACTGCATGCTGGCGACCAAAATCAGCTTCATCAACCAGATCGCCGAACTGGCCGAACACCTGGGTGCCGACATCGAATCGGTACGACTGGGCATCGGTGCCGATTCGCGCATCGGTTACCACTTCATCTATCCCGGCTGCGGTTACGGCGGCTCATGTTTCCCCAAGGACATGCGCGCACTGATTCACAGCGCCGAAGAAGCCCATTGCAACAGCGACCTGCTGCAAGCGGTGGAAGCCATCAACCAGCGGCAGAAACACAAACTGTTCGAACGTATCAATGCCTTCTACAAGGGTGATTTGCGCGACAAGACCTTCGCCGTGTGGGGCTTGGCCTTCAAGCCCAACACCGACGACATGCGCGATGCGCCGAGTCGGGTGCTGCTCGAATCGCTGTGGGCTGCGGGGGCCAATGTGCGGGCGTTCGACCCGGAAGCCATGCAGGAAACCCAACACCTTTATCCTGACGAACCGAAGCTGATGCTCATGGGCACGCCGGAATCGGTCCTCACGGGGGCCGACGCGTTGATCATCTGCACCGAATGGCAGCAGTTCAAGGCGCCGGACTTCGACCTGATCCAGCAACGTCTCAATGCACCGGTGATTTTCGACGGGCGTAACCTGTACGACGCCGAGCGCCTGGCCCGCAGCGGTTTCCTGTACTTCCCGATGGGCCGCGGTGAATCGTGCAAGTTACCGATTCCCCATCAGCAATGGCCAGCGGCCTCAGTCGTCGCGTGA
- the arnF gene encoding 4-amino-4-deoxy-L-arabinose-phosphoundecaprenol flippase subunit ArnF: MSLRRGLAFALSSVLLGSAAQLGMRWSMTRLPHPEQWLPALSNGSINVSAVAVVLAAILAYAVSMLTWLAALRDLPLGRAYSLLSISYALVYVLAASLPLFNEAFSLSKTLGVALVILGVITINSRPARAPTIRSAS, encoded by the coding sequence ATGAGCCTGCGTCGCGGACTCGCCTTCGCGCTGAGCAGCGTGTTGCTGGGCAGCGCCGCACAGTTGGGCATGCGCTGGAGCATGACCCGCTTGCCGCATCCCGAACAATGGTTACCTGCCTTGAGCAACGGCAGCATCAATGTGTCCGCCGTGGCCGTCGTGCTGGCCGCCATTCTCGCCTATGCCGTGTCGATGCTTACCTGGCTCGCCGCCCTGCGGGATTTGCCCCTGGGCCGGGCCTATTCGCTGCTGAGCATCAGCTACGCGCTGGTGTATGTGCTGGCTGCCAGCCTGCCGTTGTTCAACGAAGCCTTCAGTCTTTCAAAAACCCTGGGGGTGGCGCTGGTCATCCTCGGCGTTATCACTATCAACTCTCGACCTGCTCGCGCGCCCACTATCAGGAGTGCTTCATGA
- the arnE gene encoding 4-amino-4-deoxy-L-arabinose-phosphoundecaprenol flippase subunit ArnE, whose amino-acid sequence MSLLLLLTACLLTCLGQIAQKYAVESWRGKTLGWGEKLRSPWLWLALVSLGLGLLVWLLVLQRLEVGIAYPMLSLNFVLITLVARFVFHEVIDRRHWLGVALVIGGVALLGQQA is encoded by the coding sequence ATGAGCCTGTTGCTGCTACTGACCGCCTGCCTGCTGACTTGCCTGGGCCAGATCGCCCAGAAGTACGCCGTGGAAAGCTGGCGTGGCAAGACCTTGGGCTGGGGCGAGAAACTGCGCTCGCCTTGGCTGTGGCTGGCGCTCGTCTCTCTGGGGTTGGGCTTGCTGGTCTGGTTGCTGGTGTTGCAGCGTCTCGAAGTCGGAATCGCCTATCCCATGCTCAGCCTGAATTTCGTGCTGATCACACTGGTCGCCCGTTTCGTCTTTCACGAAGTCATCGACCGCCGTCACTGGTTGGGCGTGGCGCTGGTGATCGGTGGCGTGGCGTTGCTGGGGCAGCAGGCATGA
- the arnT gene encoding lipid IV(A) 4-amino-4-deoxy-L-arabinosyltransferase, which translates to MSKPWALPLLLVVLALAYLLPLGSHGLWIPDETRYAQISQDMLLSGNWVSPHFMSLRYFEKPIAGYWMIAIGQALFGDNLFGVRIASVLSTGLSVLLCYLIAHRLWNEPRKSFACALLYMSFTVIAGQAGYANLDPQFTFWVNLSLVALWFALDSVNRGPRLLGWTVLGLACGMGFMTKGFLAWLLPVLVALPWMLWQKRWRELLVYGPLAIVVAIAVSLPWALAVHSQEPDYWRFFFWHEHIRRFAGDDAQHDAPWWFYLPLLVAFSLPWAALLPSALKQAWQTRRQASIAFLLLWLLMPLVFFSLSNGKLPTYIIPCLLPLALLLGHTLADRLKLEQGRVLGINGLLNLTLGLIVLIALVWLQLKKPLYTHELHNLVLVFIGLIGWIMANLLQAFRPLQCWAAPALGSLLLIGLLPAGLPDSVVANKMPDQFILEHVEELAQTGKLLSNDLGAASALAWRLKRPDVALYNTIGELKYGLAYPDGIQRRVDLNDVQQWMREARQSGSVGVVMRVKGDDELQEIERLPKDGKRYEQGNLVILIFPRDAS; encoded by the coding sequence ATGAGCAAACCCTGGGCATTACCGTTATTACTGGTCGTTCTGGCGCTGGCGTACTTGTTGCCGCTGGGCTCTCACGGCCTATGGATTCCCGACGAAACCCGTTACGCCCAGATCAGCCAGGACATGCTCCTGAGCGGTAACTGGGTGTCGCCGCACTTCATGAGCCTGCGTTACTTCGAAAAACCGATCGCGGGCTACTGGATGATCGCCATCGGCCAGGCGCTGTTTGGCGACAATCTGTTTGGCGTGCGTATCGCCTCGGTGCTGAGCACCGGGCTGAGCGTGTTGCTGTGTTACCTGATCGCCCACCGGCTGTGGAACGAGCCGCGCAAGAGTTTCGCCTGCGCGCTGTTGTACATGAGCTTCACCGTGATTGCCGGCCAGGCGGGTTACGCCAACCTCGATCCGCAATTCACCTTCTGGGTCAATCTGAGTCTGGTGGCTTTGTGGTTTGCGCTGGACAGCGTCAACCGTGGCCCGCGTCTGCTCGGTTGGACGGTGCTGGGGCTGGCCTGCGGCATGGGCTTCATGACCAAGGGTTTTCTCGCCTGGCTGTTGCCAGTGCTGGTCGCCCTGCCCTGGATGCTCTGGCAAAAACGCTGGCGTGAACTGTTGGTTTACGGCCCGTTGGCGATCGTCGTGGCCATCGCAGTCAGCCTGCCTTGGGCCCTGGCGGTGCACTCACAGGAACCCGATTACTGGCGGTTCTTCTTCTGGCACGAACACATTCGCCGCTTCGCCGGGGATGACGCCCAACACGATGCCCCCTGGTGGTTCTACCTGCCACTGCTGGTGGCGTTCAGCCTGCCATGGGCGGCGTTGCTGCCATCGGCGCTGAAACAGGCCTGGCAGACCCGGCGTCAAGCCAGTATCGCTTTCCTGCTGCTATGGCTGCTGATGCCGTTGGTTTTTTTCAGCTTGAGCAACGGCAAGCTGCCGACCTACATCATTCCCTGCCTGCTGCCCCTGGCGTTGCTGCTGGGTCATACCCTGGCGGATCGTCTGAAGCTGGAGCAGGGCCGAGTGCTGGGGATCAATGGCCTGCTGAACCTGACGCTGGGCCTGATCGTCCTGATTGCGCTGGTCTGGCTGCAACTGAAAAAACCGTTGTACACCCACGAACTGCACAACCTGGTGTTGGTGTTCATCGGGTTGATCGGCTGGATCATGGCCAACCTCCTGCAAGCCTTCCGCCCTTTGCAATGCTGGGCGGCACCGGCGCTTGGCAGTTTGCTGCTGATCGGCTTGCTGCCGGCCGGGCTGCCCGACTCGGTGGTGGCGAACAAGATGCCTGATCAGTTCATCCTCGAACACGTCGAGGAGCTGGCGCAGACCGGCAAGCTGTTGAGCAATGACTTGGGCGCCGCCTCAGCCCTGGCCTGGCGCCTGAAACGCCCCGACGTGGCGTTGTACAACACGATAGGAGAATTGAAATATGGCCTTGCCTATCCTGACGGCATACAACGGCGGGTCGACCTCAATGACGTACAACAGTGGATGCGCGAAGCGCGCCAGAGTGGCTCGGTCGGCGTGGTGATGCGGGTCAAGGGGGATGACGAACTGCAAGAAATCGAACGGCTGCCCAAGGATGGCAAACGTTATGAACAAGGTAACCTGGTGATTCTGATCTTCCCTCGGGACGCGTCATGA